One Chromobacterium paludis genomic window carries:
- a CDS encoding TetR/AcrR family transcriptional regulator: MRVKSETRRQGIVQAAATVFLERGYEAASMAEIAARAGGSKATLYSYFPSKEELFRVVMKTQAEHRMMKAFGSLSPCDDLEGTLQRFGEHYLSVILSQDLLIMRSIVMGEGPRSSMGRLFFQSGPAEGWGQLAAFLEGEMAAGRLRRAASWRAALHLINLLEADFLELFIAGGLAQPGARQIAESVEAAVQVYLRGYEAAPGGGRAALPDVA; encoded by the coding sequence ATGAGGGTAAAAAGCGAAACCAGGCGGCAAGGCATCGTGCAGGCCGCGGCAACGGTCTTTCTGGAGCGCGGCTACGAGGCTGCTTCCATGGCGGAGATTGCGGCCCGGGCGGGGGGGTCTAAAGCCACCTTGTACAGTTACTTCCCCTCCAAGGAGGAACTGTTCCGTGTGGTAATGAAGACACAGGCTGAGCACCGCATGATGAAGGCATTTGGCAGCCTATCGCCTTGCGATGATCTGGAAGGAACGCTGCAGCGCTTCGGCGAGCATTATCTGAGCGTGATCTTGAGTCAGGACCTGCTAATCATGCGTAGTATCGTGATGGGAGAAGGGCCGCGCTCCAGCATGGGCAGGCTGTTCTTCCAGAGTGGCCCTGCCGAAGGCTGGGGCCAGCTCGCCGCATTTCTGGAAGGGGAGATGGCGGCGGGACGTCTCAGGCGCGCCGCATCATGGCGGGCGGCGTTGCACCTAATCAATCTGCTGGAAGCGGACTTTTTGGAGCTGTTCATCGCCGGGGGGCTAGCGCAGCCCGGGGCAAGGCAGATCGCCGAGTCGGTTGAAGCGGCGGTGCAAGTGTATCTACGCGGCTACGAGGCTGCGCCTGGAGGGGGTAGGGCCGCTTTGCCGGACGTGGCTTAG
- a CDS encoding DHA2 family efflux MFS transporter permease subunit, whose amino-acid sequence MSHSPTHASPLTGATLWLAAIALSAGNFIAVLDTTIANVSVPNIAGGLGVAANQGTYVITSYAVAEAITVPLTGWLAARFGTVRLFITSMMLFGLFSLLCGLSQSLEMLLLFRVLQGLAGGPLMPMSQTLLQQIFPKEKANVAVGLWSLTTLVAPVLGPVLGGVLCDQVSWPWIFYINVPIALVCGCMGWQLLKGQESTRQNSRIDAVGLGLLVVWVAALQIMLDEGKDLDWFASTEIVYLAVIAAIGFIAFLIWELTDRNPVVNLRVFRHRGYWVSVTTIALAFGSFFGATVLTPQWLQSYMGYTATDAGIAQALSGVLSVLAAPLVAHLTTRMDPRPLVFMGVMWLGGVTLFRSFNSTDVSFWQVSMPLFFQGLGMPFFFVPLIGLAMSSVDEAEMASAAGLMNFLRTMSGAIATSLVTTGWDDKAKKYHDILTGMVDSSGEAMRQMSAAFGVEPARNMLNSLVDAQSIMLSTNEMFWISGLSFVVAACFVWLAPKPTRVADTSNVH is encoded by the coding sequence ATGTCCCACTCCCCGACGCATGCCTCCCCGCTAACCGGCGCCACGCTGTGGCTCGCCGCGATCGCGCTGTCGGCAGGCAACTTCATCGCGGTGCTCGACACTACCATCGCCAACGTGTCGGTGCCCAATATCGCCGGCGGCCTGGGCGTGGCCGCCAATCAGGGCACCTATGTGATCACCTCCTACGCAGTGGCCGAGGCGATCACCGTGCCTTTGACCGGCTGGCTAGCCGCCCGCTTCGGCACGGTGCGCCTGTTTATTACGTCCATGATGTTGTTCGGCCTATTCTCGCTGTTGTGCGGGCTGTCGCAATCGCTGGAAATGCTGCTGCTGTTCCGCGTCTTGCAGGGGCTGGCCGGCGGCCCGCTGATGCCGATGTCCCAAACCCTGCTGCAGCAGATATTCCCCAAGGAAAAGGCCAACGTCGCGGTTGGTCTATGGAGTCTGACCACGCTGGTGGCGCCGGTGCTGGGGCCGGTGTTGGGCGGCGTGTTGTGCGACCAAGTGAGCTGGCCGTGGATTTTCTACATCAATGTGCCGATCGCGCTGGTATGTGGCTGCATGGGCTGGCAGTTGCTCAAAGGGCAGGAGAGCACGCGGCAAAACTCGCGCATCGACGCCGTCGGCCTGGGCTTGCTGGTGGTGTGGGTGGCCGCGCTGCAGATCATGCTGGACGAAGGCAAGGACCTGGACTGGTTCGCCTCCACGGAAATCGTCTACCTGGCCGTCATCGCCGCGATAGGTTTCATCGCCTTCCTGATCTGGGAACTGACTGACCGCAACCCGGTGGTCAACCTGAGAGTGTTCCGCCACCGCGGTTATTGGGTCAGCGTGACGACCATCGCGCTCGCCTTCGGTTCGTTCTTCGGCGCCACTGTGCTGACGCCGCAATGGCTGCAAAGCTATATGGGCTACACCGCCACCGACGCGGGCATCGCCCAGGCGCTCAGCGGTGTGCTGTCCGTGTTGGCGGCCCCGTTGGTTGCCCACCTGACCACCCGCATGGACCCGCGCCCCCTGGTGTTCATGGGCGTGATGTGGCTGGGCGGCGTCACCCTGTTCCGCAGCTTCAATTCCACCGACGTCAGCTTCTGGCAGGTGTCCATGCCGCTGTTCTTCCAAGGGCTGGGCATGCCGTTCTTCTTCGTCCCGCTGATCGGGCTGGCCATGTCCAGCGTGGATGAGGCGGAAATGGCCTCCGCCGCCGGCCTGATGAATTTCCTGCGCACCATGTCGGGTGCCATCGCCACCTCGCTGGTTACCACTGGCTGGGACGACAAGGCCAAGAAGTATCACGACATCCTGACCGGCATGGTGGACTCCAGTGGTGAGGCCATGCGCCAGATGAGCGCGGCCTTCGGCGTCGAACCGGCGCGCAATATGCTGAACAGCCTGGTGGACGCGCAAAGCATCATGTTGTCGACCAACGAGATGTTCTGGATCAGCGGCCTGTCCTTCGTCGTAGCGGCCTGCTTCGTCTGGCTGGCTCCCAAACCGACCCGCGTGGCGGACACCAGCAACGTGCACTAA
- a CDS encoding tyrosine-type recombinase/integrase, translating into MSLTAQAVKNIKPSSKLAKKADGGGLFLWIFPNGSKYWRWRYYLRGKEKLLALGVYCGPQQFDSQGNVIDSAVEMSLKEAREARDKAKRLLDSGIDPGKEKAESKRLEQAQAENNIECVAREWHDNNRARWVPDHANRILRRFEMDVFPFIGKEAVDSLKTHHLLDVLRKVEERGALDVANRLQQHLVAVMRYAVQTGRIASNPALDLQGALKVPEKQHRAALPLDQLPSLVKSIGDYKGRTLTRAALRLTLLTFLRSSELRMARWEEIDFERGVWIIPPTRKPIEGVRYSTRGAKMRTPHVVPLSHQAIAELDSIHPITGRFELIFAGDNDPFHPTV; encoded by the coding sequence AACGGATCCAAGTACTGGCGCTGGCGTTATTACCTTAGGGGCAAAGAGAAGCTGCTAGCCTTGGGCGTGTACTGCGGCCCGCAGCAATTTGACTCGCAAGGCAATGTGATCGACTCTGCCGTTGAGATGAGCCTGAAAGAGGCACGCGAAGCGCGCGACAAGGCCAAACGCCTGCTAGACAGCGGCATCGATCCTGGCAAAGAAAAGGCCGAGTCGAAGCGCTTGGAGCAAGCTCAGGCGGAAAACAACATAGAGTGTGTAGCCCGGGAGTGGCACGACAACAATCGCGCACGCTGGGTACCCGATCATGCCAACCGCATCCTGCGTCGATTTGAAATGGACGTTTTCCCCTTCATCGGCAAAGAGGCTGTTGATAGTCTCAAGACTCACCATCTGCTTGATGTGTTACGCAAGGTGGAGGAGCGCGGCGCGCTTGATGTTGCCAACCGTCTACAGCAGCACCTCGTCGCCGTTATGCGCTACGCTGTGCAGACGGGCCGCATTGCCAGCAATCCAGCGCTGGATCTGCAAGGCGCGCTGAAAGTACCGGAAAAACAGCACCGGGCCGCGTTACCACTAGATCAGTTGCCATCCCTAGTAAAAAGCATTGGCGACTATAAGGGCCGAACGCTTACCCGAGCGGCGCTCCGCCTCACGCTACTGACATTTTTGCGGTCAAGCGAACTGAGGATGGCGCGCTGGGAGGAAATCGACTTTGAACGTGGCGTTTGGATTATTCCCCCGACGCGCAAGCCGATAGAGGGCGTCCGCTACTCTACCAGAGGGGCAAAGATGCGGACTCCCCACGTCGTCCCCTTGTCGCATCAAGCCATCGCGGAACTGGATTCTATCCATCCAATCACAGGCCGTTTTGAGCTGATTTTTGCCGGCGACAACGACCCCTTTCACCCAACCGTTTGA
- a CDS encoding putative bifunctional diguanylate cyclase/phosphodiesterase: MHQPTDEEWTEMPQDSILLSAANAKHAYPWLAKENASPVVRALLRYQATHDIQTDLPNLDWLIEKTDQALAKGEKCSLIFLLVLGINEIGEQHGIAAALHALLIIAQRLQETMQDVGLAARIQGELFVAASAAPDPLALAERLRSALTQPLAWRGHVFHLEVSIGLARSEDVGKQAESLIQAGYIAAKDELLHNPRGGVRLFTQELGQKQERQYQIQARLPSAIQQGALSLALQAKVGARDGRVHGAEALVRWRDAQLGDISPAEFIPLAERNGTITDISLWVLRQALAEAAAWQRAGLNLSVAVNLSAIDLQRPQLIDDVRAALAQAGGTPDILNVELTESAVAQDPQWAIEQLRALKRLGVGLSLDDFGTGYSSLSYLRRFPIDTLKIDQSFVADTPGDTDAGAIVRAIIALAKTLGMKTVAEGVETGEQALFLRKLGVDELQGYLFSRPLPPETFLSLAQGFQPHTWAPHASH, encoded by the coding sequence ATGCACCAACCGACAGACGAGGAGTGGACGGAGATGCCCCAAGACAGCATTTTGCTATCCGCCGCCAACGCGAAACACGCGTATCCCTGGCTCGCCAAGGAAAACGCCAGCCCTGTGGTCCGAGCGCTGCTGCGCTATCAGGCGACGCACGACATTCAAACCGACCTGCCCAATCTGGACTGGCTGATCGAAAAAACAGACCAGGCCCTAGCCAAGGGCGAAAAATGCAGCCTGATCTTCCTGTTGGTGCTCGGCATCAACGAGATAGGCGAACAACACGGCATTGCGGCAGCGCTGCATGCCCTGCTCATCATCGCGCAGCGCTTGCAGGAAACCATGCAAGATGTGGGCTTGGCCGCCCGCATCCAAGGGGAGCTGTTTGTCGCCGCCAGCGCCGCCCCAGATCCGTTAGCGCTGGCGGAGCGCCTGCGATCGGCTTTGACCCAGCCCCTGGCATGGAGAGGCCATGTCTTCCACCTGGAAGTCTCCATCGGCCTGGCCAGAAGCGAGGATGTCGGCAAGCAGGCGGAAAGTCTGATCCAGGCCGGCTACATTGCGGCCAAGGATGAACTGCTCCATAACCCGCGCGGAGGTGTCCGCCTGTTCACCCAGGAACTTGGCCAAAAACAGGAGCGGCAATATCAAATCCAGGCACGCCTGCCCAGCGCTATCCAGCAAGGTGCCCTATCTCTGGCCTTGCAAGCCAAGGTGGGTGCGCGGGACGGGCGGGTGCACGGCGCGGAGGCGCTGGTCCGATGGCGCGACGCGCAGCTGGGCGACATTTCGCCCGCCGAATTCATTCCGCTGGCGGAACGAAACGGCACCATTACGGACATCAGCCTATGGGTGCTGCGCCAGGCCTTGGCGGAGGCCGCCGCATGGCAGCGCGCGGGACTTAACCTCAGCGTCGCCGTCAATCTGTCGGCGATAGACCTGCAGCGCCCGCAGCTGATCGACGATGTGCGCGCCGCGCTGGCCCAGGCTGGCGGCACGCCGGACATCTTGAATGTGGAATTGACGGAGTCCGCCGTGGCCCAGGACCCGCAATGGGCCATCGAGCAATTGCGCGCCCTGAAGCGCCTGGGCGTAGGCCTGTCGCTGGATGACTTCGGCACCGGCTATTCCTCGCTCAGCTATCTGCGCCGCTTTCCCATCGATACGCTGAAGATCGATCAAAGCTTCGTGGCGGATACCCCGGGCGACACGGACGCCGGCGCCATCGTGCGCGCCATCATCGCCCTGGCCAAGACCCTGGGCATGAAGACCGTGGCCGAAGGCGTGGAAACAGGCGAGCAGGCCCTCTTCCTGCGTAAGCTGGGTGTAGACGAATTGCAAGGCTATCTGTTCAGCCGCCCCTTGCCGCCGGAAACTTTCCTCTCGCTGGCCCAAGGATTTCAGCCTCATACGTGGGCACCCCATGCCTCGCATTAG
- a CDS encoding efflux transporter outer membrane subunit — protein MNAHAGHSVNLMARCGAMLALGGALAGCAAIPDLGPKPQLRETAASASSRSLSGAGQNWADQQWWTRYHDVQLDQMMSEALAHSPDLATAQARLLKSEGYAQTAGASLLPGVDLNASTSRLKQSYNNGVPKALAPQGFNSASRAALDFSYEIDFWGKNRAQLAAATSELEAARAEAAQSRLMLTSAIATGYAQLAGLYADRDAAEKAVQVRRNSVELLKDRQWHGLETLGSVEQAESRRAASEADLIAADEAISLQRNSLAALLGAGPDRGLTIRRPTVDLSHPQALPATVQAELIGRRPDLASARLRAEAAARRIDVARAGFFPNVNLTAYAGGQSLGAFDLLAKSGSGIAGIGPAINLPIFRGGQLQGEYRVARADYDAAVASYNQTLIQALREVADAVTRQRTLEPQLWQRKAALEAAQEAYRVANDRYRGGLANYLTVLNAEDSVIDTRRVLTDLQSQQFMQDIALIKALGGGYRAASL, from the coding sequence ATGAACGCACATGCAGGACACTCAGTCAATTTGATGGCGCGCTGCGGCGCGATGCTGGCACTCGGCGGGGCGCTTGCCGGTTGCGCCGCCATCCCGGACCTGGGCCCCAAGCCCCAATTGCGAGAGACGGCCGCGTCGGCAAGCTCGCGCAGCCTGAGCGGTGCCGGCCAGAACTGGGCGGATCAGCAATGGTGGACCCGCTACCACGATGTCCAACTCGACCAGATGATGAGCGAAGCCTTGGCCCACTCGCCGGACCTGGCAACGGCCCAGGCGCGTCTTCTCAAGTCAGAAGGTTATGCTCAAACCGCAGGCGCCAGCCTGCTGCCCGGTGTGGACCTCAACGCCAGCACAAGCCGCCTGAAGCAAAGTTACAACAACGGGGTGCCCAAAGCCTTGGCCCCCCAAGGCTTCAACAGCGCATCCCGCGCGGCGCTGGACTTCAGCTACGAAATCGACTTCTGGGGCAAAAACCGCGCCCAGCTTGCCGCCGCCACCTCCGAGCTTGAAGCCGCGCGGGCCGAGGCCGCCCAAAGCCGCCTGATGCTGACCAGCGCCATCGCCACGGGTTACGCGCAACTGGCCGGCCTGTACGCAGACCGCGACGCCGCGGAAAAAGCGGTGCAGGTGCGCCGCAACAGCGTGGAATTGCTGAAAGACAGGCAATGGCACGGTTTGGAAACGCTGGGCAGCGTGGAGCAGGCGGAATCCCGCCGCGCCGCGTCGGAGGCAGACCTGATCGCCGCGGACGAGGCGATCTCTCTACAACGCAACAGCCTGGCCGCCTTGCTCGGCGCCGGTCCCGACCGAGGACTGACCATCCGCCGGCCTACCGTCGATCTCAGCCACCCTCAAGCCTTGCCGGCCACTGTGCAAGCAGAGCTGATCGGCCGTCGTCCCGATCTGGCCTCAGCCCGCCTGCGCGCCGAAGCGGCGGCCAGACGCATAGACGTGGCCCGCGCCGGCTTCTTCCCCAACGTCAATCTGACAGCCTACGCCGGCGGCCAATCGCTTGGCGCGTTCGACCTGCTGGCCAAGTCCGGCTCCGGCATCGCCGGCATCGGCCCGGCCATCAATCTGCCGATTTTCCGCGGCGGCCAGCTGCAGGGCGAATATCGCGTCGCCCGCGCCGATTACGACGCCGCCGTAGCCAGCTACAACCAGACCCTGATCCAGGCCCTGCGCGAAGTCGCCGACGCCGTCACCCGCCAGCGCACGCTGGAGCCGCAGCTGTGGCAACGCAAAGCCGCGCTGGAGGCGGCGCAGGAAGCCTACCGCGTGGCAAACGACCGCTACCGCGGCGGCCTGGCCAACTATCTGACGGTGCTGAACGCGGAAGACAGCGTCATCGACACCCGTCGCGTCCTGACCGACCTGCAAAGCCAGCAGTTCATGCAGGACATCGCGCTGATCAAGGCACTGGGCGGCGGATATCGCGCCGCAAGCCTCTGA
- a CDS encoding TetR/AcrR family transcriptional regulator, translated as MRVKTESRRQAIVEGAAEVFLEHGYDATSMAEIAARIGVTKPTLYGYFPSKEELFEMVMKKLAIDLLASSFEHLSPDKDIDLTLQQFGEHFLVCMLQPSLVTLRGIIMTEGRRSGLGLLLYDKGLASQIDRLADFLCSEMDAGRLQKAKPTTAAAHLLGMLESEYQRHLLGAACEQPTREQIAESVRDAVAVFLRGYAPERKRRTKTKTAEQATVEGRG; from the coding sequence ATGCGGGTGAAAACGGAGAGCCGTCGTCAGGCCATAGTCGAAGGCGCGGCGGAAGTCTTTCTCGAACATGGATACGATGCGACCTCAATGGCGGAAATTGCCGCGCGTATAGGCGTGACCAAGCCAACGCTATATGGCTACTTCCCATCCAAGGAGGAGCTGTTTGAAATGGTCATGAAAAAACTGGCCATCGATTTGCTGGCCTCCTCGTTTGAACATCTGAGCCCTGATAAGGATATAGACCTTACATTACAGCAGTTCGGCGAGCATTTTCTCGTCTGCATGCTGCAGCCCAGTCTGGTTACGTTGCGAGGCATCATCATGACCGAAGGGCGACGCTCGGGGCTTGGACTGTTGCTGTATGACAAGGGATTGGCTTCGCAGATAGACAGATTGGCCGACTTCCTGTGTTCGGAGATGGACGCGGGGCGTTTGCAAAAGGCCAAGCCCACGACGGCCGCCGCGCACCTTCTGGGTATGCTCGAGTCGGAATATCAGCGACATTTGCTGGGCGCGGCGTGTGAACAGCCGACGCGGGAGCAAATCGCAGAGTCAGTGCGGGATGCGGTTGCGGTATTCTTGCGAGGCTACGCACCTGAGCGCAAGCGCAGGACCAAGACAAAGACCGCAGAACAGGCAACCGTGGAAGGGCGAGGCTAG
- a CDS encoding GGDEF domain-containing protein, which produces MDFVITEQLQKVLIEHIDHSENGIAVVDVDDLVIFYNHAFLEMFGLLDRQVLGCHFNDLMSWMYMRGVGAKTHGFSLEEWLETVHSTYRSAEFRSFEIDLVDGRWLLITEQVNPSGELVLVGNDITRLKQTEYALRSAQEELEKQAWTDELTGLSNRRYFMQRLDCEYQRALRHHHPSTLAILDLDHFKRINDQYGHPKGDEVLKHFAGLLRDNLRKEDETGRLGGEEFAVLLPETSQDEALQVLERVRQELARKPPDAVAAGFSYTFSAGIMQLPDDESLTLQGWIHLSDQALYQAKVAGRNQLAVYRPLR; this is translated from the coding sequence ATGGATTTCGTTATCACAGAACAGCTGCAGAAGGTGTTGATCGAACACATCGACCACAGCGAGAATGGCATCGCAGTCGTGGATGTCGATGATTTGGTCATTTTCTACAACCATGCCTTCCTTGAAATGTTCGGCCTTCTAGACCGACAAGTCTTGGGCTGCCACTTCAATGACCTGATGAGCTGGATGTATATGCGTGGCGTGGGTGCCAAAACCCATGGCTTTTCGCTGGAAGAATGGCTGGAGACCGTACATAGCACCTACCGCTCGGCAGAGTTTCGCAGTTTCGAAATTGACCTGGTGGATGGCAGATGGTTGCTGATAACCGAACAGGTCAATCCATCGGGCGAGTTGGTCCTGGTAGGCAATGACATTACTCGCTTGAAGCAGACCGAATACGCGCTTCGCTCTGCGCAGGAAGAGCTGGAAAAACAAGCTTGGACTGACGAACTCACCGGCTTGTCCAATCGGCGCTACTTCATGCAAAGGCTGGACTGCGAATACCAGCGAGCGTTACGCCATCACCACCCATCCACCTTGGCCATTCTCGATCTCGATCATTTCAAGCGGATCAACGACCAATATGGCCACCCCAAGGGCGATGAGGTGTTGAAACACTTCGCGGGGCTATTGCGCGACAATCTGCGCAAGGAGGACGAAACCGGCCGCCTAGGGGGCGAAGAGTTTGCCGTACTGCTGCCTGAAACCTCGCAGGATGAAGCGTTGCAGGTGCTGGAGCGGGTACGCCAAGAACTTGCCCGCAAGCCGCCGGATGCCGTGGCCGCAGGCTTCAGCTACACCTTCTCCGCAGGCATCATGCAACTCCCCGACGATGAGTCGCTCACTTTGCAAGGGTGGATTCATTTGTCGGACCAGGCCCTCTACCAGGCCAAGGTGGCTGGCAGGAACCAGTTGGCCGTCTATCGCCCCCTACGATGA
- a CDS encoding HlyD family secretion protein, giving the protein MSAQTETLPASEMPADKLPTRRKKLFVQLGVALAVAAIGYGSYWMLVASHYVSTDNAYVATEVAQVTPEVAGTVRAVYVVDTQHVKKGDVLVVLNDSDAKLALALAQADLERAERRVQGYFANNENQSAQVQARQAEQARASAQLVSAKSDLERAQLDFQRRLALAKNGSVSAEELSNAQNALSVAEAGLRAAQAASSQSDANYRAAMDALKSSQTLTNNTTVESNPEVALARARRDQARLDLARTVIRAPVDGVVAKRQVQVGQRVQAGTPLLAVAPLQQAHVDANFKEVQLEKVRVGQPVKLTADLYGDSVEYHGKVAGLSGGSGASFAVIPAQNATGNWIKVVQRLPVRIELDPAELKAHPLSVGLSMTATIDTRAN; this is encoded by the coding sequence ATGAGCGCCCAAACCGAAACCCTGCCCGCCTCCGAGATGCCTGCCGACAAACTGCCCACTCGCCGCAAGAAACTATTTGTCCAGCTGGGCGTCGCCCTTGCCGTCGCCGCCATTGGCTACGGCAGCTACTGGATGCTGGTGGCCTCCCATTATGTGAGTACGGACAACGCCTATGTGGCGACCGAGGTGGCCCAGGTCACCCCCGAGGTGGCCGGCACCGTGCGCGCCGTTTACGTGGTGGACACCCAGCATGTTAAGAAAGGCGACGTGCTGGTCGTGCTCAACGACAGCGATGCCAAGCTGGCCCTGGCCCTGGCCCAGGCCGACCTGGAACGCGCGGAGCGCCGCGTGCAAGGTTATTTCGCCAACAACGAAAACCAATCGGCCCAGGTGCAGGCCCGTCAGGCCGAACAAGCCCGCGCCTCCGCCCAGCTCGTCTCCGCCAAGTCCGATCTGGAGCGGGCCCAACTCGACTTCCAACGTCGCCTGGCCCTGGCCAAGAACGGCTCGGTGTCCGCGGAAGAACTGAGCAACGCGCAAAACGCGCTGTCCGTGGCCGAGGCCGGCCTGCGCGCCGCTCAGGCCGCCTCCAGCCAAAGCGACGCCAACTACCGCGCTGCCATGGATGCGCTGAAGAGCAGCCAGACGCTGACCAACAACACCACGGTGGAATCCAACCCGGAAGTGGCGTTGGCGCGCGCCAGGCGCGACCAGGCTCGGCTGGACTTGGCGCGCACGGTGATACGGGCGCCGGTGGACGGCGTGGTGGCCAAGCGCCAGGTACAAGTGGGCCAGCGGGTTCAGGCCGGCACGCCCCTGCTTGCCGTCGCGCCGCTGCAGCAAGCCCACGTGGACGCCAACTTCAAGGAAGTGCAGCTGGAGAAAGTCCGCGTCGGCCAGCCGGTCAAGCTCACCGCCGACCTGTACGGCGATAGCGTCGAGTACCACGGCAAGGTGGCCGGTCTGTCCGGCGGCTCCGGCGCATCCTTCGCAGTGATTCCTGCCCAGAATGCCACCGGCAATTGGATTAAGGTCGTACAGCGCCTGCCTGTCCGCATTGAGCTAGACCCGGCTGAACTGAAAGCCCATCCCTTATCGGTCGGGCTGTCCATGACCGCCACCATAGACACCCGAGCCAATTGA
- a CDS encoding methyl-accepting chemotaxis protein: MRNNQPITDQEHHLDPKCPLVSLTDLKGVILHANQSFVEISGYRQDELLGQPHNLIRHPDMPAEAFEDMWRTLKADLPWRGIVKNRCKNGDFYWVEAYVTPLIEDGRKVGYMSVRTRPTPRQITEANALYQAVNHRSIRFPATRYRRDTSVTARLALMALLPALCFGAALCLGDHGRWLAAGAGVLAAPALGLWTWLGIVPPMKRSGEALLKIASGDLRFELDTRASSEFFRLLIGIQSMKVGLRAVFADILSIAGHVESQSHALNDQVDMANQRIHLGADSVRTMAAAIEQLTESVSEISLATQSSAGQATLTAEKVSQGLGQIVDTQTASLGVVSRMDSAQQLITELKSEVASIQNLAEIIKEIADQTNLLALNAAIEAARAGETGRGFAVVADEVRKLAERTSSSTVEITATVERIGTCTANTLSAMAMAAGEVQISHSLMNESRETYDAIQRSADGIQSSSRNIAAMLQQQEHSSSEVAGKIEEISQLVEQNSSSVESIHKAARQLGHTAQQLHAMTSRFEHSL, from the coding sequence ATGCGCAACAATCAACCCATTACGGACCAGGAACACCATCTCGATCCCAAATGCCCCCTGGTCAGCCTCACCGACCTCAAGGGCGTGATCCTGCACGCCAACCAAAGTTTCGTCGAGATCAGCGGCTACCGCCAAGACGAACTGCTGGGCCAGCCCCACAACCTCATCCGCCATCCGGACATGCCGGCCGAGGCGTTCGAGGACATGTGGCGCACGCTCAAGGCCGATCTGCCCTGGCGCGGCATCGTCAAGAACCGCTGCAAGAACGGCGATTTTTACTGGGTGGAGGCCTATGTCACGCCCCTCATCGAAGACGGCCGCAAAGTGGGCTATATGTCGGTGCGCACACGCCCGACACCCAGGCAGATAACCGAGGCCAACGCCCTGTACCAGGCCGTCAACCACCGCAGCATCCGCTTTCCGGCAACGCGCTATCGGCGCGACACCTCAGTCACTGCCCGCTTGGCGTTGATGGCCCTGCTGCCCGCACTATGCTTTGGTGCGGCGCTGTGCCTGGGCGATCACGGGCGATGGCTGGCCGCCGGCGCCGGCGTGCTGGCCGCGCCCGCGCTTGGCCTGTGGACCTGGCTAGGCATTGTTCCGCCCATGAAGCGATCGGGGGAGGCCCTGCTCAAGATCGCCTCCGGCGACTTGCGTTTCGAGCTGGACACTCGCGCCTCCAGCGAGTTTTTCCGGCTGCTCATCGGCATCCAGTCGATGAAGGTGGGCTTGCGCGCCGTCTTCGCCGACATCCTGAGCATCGCCGGTCATGTCGAGTCCCAGTCCCACGCGCTCAACGACCAAGTGGACATGGCCAACCAGCGCATCCACCTGGGCGCGGACAGCGTCCGCACCATGGCGGCGGCGATAGAGCAGCTGACCGAGTCGGTCAGCGAGATTTCCCTCGCCACTCAAAGCAGCGCCGGCCAGGCCACTCTGACCGCAGAGAAGGTCTCGCAAGGCCTGGGACAGATCGTGGATACACAGACGGCATCGCTAGGAGTGGTTTCGCGCATGGACAGCGCGCAGCAACTGATCACCGAGTTGAAATCCGAAGTCGCCTCCATCCAGAACCTGGCCGAGATCATCAAGGAAATCGCCGATCAGACCAATCTGCTGGCCCTGAACGCCGCCATCGAGGCCGCGCGCGCCGGGGAAACCGGCCGCGGCTTCGCCGTGGTAGCCGACGAAGTGCGCAAGCTGGCCGAGCGCACCAGCAGCAGCACGGTGGAGATCACCGCCACTGTCGAACGCATCGGCACCTGTACGGCCAACACCCTGTCCGCCATGGCGATGGCCGCCGGCGAAGTCCAGATCAGCCATAGCCTGATGAATGAAAGCCGCGAGACCTACGACGCGATTCAGCGCTCCGCTGACGGCATCCAGTCCTCTTCGCGCAATATCGCCGCCATGCTACAGCAGCAAGAACACAGCTCCAGCGAAGTCGCGGGGAAAATCGAAGAAATCAGCCAGCTAGTGGAGCAAAACAGCAGCAGCGTAGAGTCCATCCACAAAGCGGCGCGACAGCTGGGGCATACGGCGCAGCAATTACACGCCATGACCAGCCGCTTCGAGCATTCTCTTTAA